The following proteins are encoded in a genomic region of Roseinatronobacter sp. S2:
- the hisH gene encoding imidazole glycerol phosphate synthase subunit HisH: protein MLTVLVDYESGNLHSAEKAFQRMSAETGAGDVLVSARAEDVARATRIVLPGDGAYPACRRALGAVDGLTDALEEAVLKRAVPFMGICVGMQMLASMGREYEDVAGLDWIGGEVVRIAPDNPALKVPHMGWNDLVIDRAHPVLEGVSSGDHAYFVHSYQFRVADPAHLLAHVDYDGPVTAIVARDNIVGTQFHPEKSQATGLRMISNFLRWTP from the coding sequence ATGCTGACAGTTCTGGTTGATTACGAAAGCGGCAATCTGCATTCCGCCGAAAAAGCGTTTCAGCGCATGTCGGCCGAGACAGGCGCGGGTGATGTGCTGGTCAGTGCGCGCGCCGAAGATGTGGCGCGCGCAACCCGCATCGTGCTGCCCGGCGATGGCGCCTATCCCGCCTGTCGTCGCGCGCTGGGTGCGGTGGACGGGCTGACCGATGCGCTGGAAGAAGCCGTGCTGAAGCGCGCGGTGCCGTTCATGGGTATTTGCGTGGGCATGCAGATGCTGGCAAGTATGGGGCGCGAATATGAAGATGTGGCCGGTCTGGACTGGATCGGTGGCGAAGTCGTGCGCATTGCCCCCGATAACCCCGCGCTGAAAGTGCCGCATATGGGCTGGAATGATCTGGTGATCGACCGCGCTCATCCGGTGCTTGAAGGCGTCAGCAGCGGGGATCACGCCTATTTCGTGCACAGCTATCAGTTTCGCGTGGCTGACCCCGCGCATCTGCTGGCACATGTCGATTATGACGGGCCGGTGACCGCGATTGTGGCGCGCGACAATATTGTCGGCACGCAGTTTCACCCTGAAAAATCGCAGGCCACCGGCCTGCGGATGATTTCTAATTTCTTGCGCTGGACACCATAA